The following is a genomic window from Prunus persica cultivar Lovell chromosome G7, Prunus_persica_NCBIv2, whole genome shotgun sequence.
CCTTCTTTCTTGTGCTTTCAAATTTCTTGGTGAAGTTACGAAAAGCAAGCAATATATGGGCCATATCTATTGGAAACATGTCCTTTATAAGTTCAGTTCTAGAATTTCAGAACTTATTACAGAACAGTAAGACAATTAAGTACTAATAACATATGTTCCCCTGACGGAATATGCTTCACTGGCTTCTCatgatattatttaaaatatttacatttTTACTAGACTTTTTTACGAACTTCGTATAAGTAACTCAGGATCACAACAGCTGCAGCAACGGCAACTCCCACAGCACTTTGTGCCACCAAAGTACTTGTCTTTACAGCTTCCTTGACACTAGACGATGGAGCAAAGCCTAGCTCTGATAGTTTCTTGTGTGACACTGCGTAGTCTTTGAAGAATGCATCCTCATCCTGCAAGGTAATAGAGCCAAAAGGTAAAGCCTTGATTTCACCCAAGCTCTTAATTTCCTTGCAATTTATTTACTGATTTACCGAAGATAAATCAAATTAGTTACCTTTGCATAAAGCTCAACATAGCGGCGGAACTCAGGATCGTCCAATAAAGCCTTGTCTGTGCGAAGTTTCAACAGCCCCTCTGATTCCCCCTTCAGTAGCTCACtgataaaaatttaattacaacaTAAAACAATTGTCAATGTGTGCTGCATTTGGTCCTACCAATtgaaagttttaaaaatcaatTGTGTTAAGtataatattgatttcttaCACAAAGTATGAATTGTCGAACTTCAAAGGCTCATTCGTCCAAGGGCCATCAAAGCCTGACCTTTCTGGATGTGCTCTACCCTACAGAAACAAAGAAGTAttcaatatatgtatattttatataactGAAAAGTATTTTGCACATTGTTGAGTCCATTAAAAAGCTACCAATGTGTGGGCTCCTGACAATGCCACAATGTCTTTATCAGACAGACCCATGCGATAAAAGATGTCCTTCAAATGTGATGCACCTGCAGCAAAATCGAAAAAACAAACCATTACAACATTGAAGGAAATCAGAATAATGATTTGTTCATCTTCCTTTAGCAcactaataaaaaataacccaAGAAGAAGAGACAGAACCTAAGTTTCTGTATTAAAGCAGCTGAAACTTTATAGGCATGCATACCTTGTTTGGCATCTGGAAGCCGTCCTTCTTCCGGAGACTCCAGTGAATCCTGGATTCAGAGATAGAAAGAAAGTTGAACAACTGCAAGGAACATACTTGATAAATATGTTATTAACAACTGCCATGAAGGAACATACCTTTCTACCAGGAACAAACTCAATAGTAGGGCCACCAGTGACCTCCACAGCAACAACCCCAGCAAGCTAAGATCATAAGACAGTAAAATTACGAGTTACTCAAATCTGGTTCTCACATGGAGCTAGGTAACTAGCTCATCCAATATttacagaaaaaaataaaagcccCTAACTATTGAATGTGTGTGACGTTTTTTATCTGATCAAAATAAAACTTGCTCcattcataaaacaaaataaataaataaaaactagacCTACATTGGTAGATGAGATAGAAAGTTTCCATAAAGATGAGATCCTCCCCAAAAAATCACACATCGGAAccataattcataaaacaatGGCCCTTGAAATCTACCAGAGTCCATTGAGCTTTGCAGTGTATTATGTTACACAAACATTTTCCTTATGAAATAGCATATATCAAGGACCAAACAACAAGTACAACATAAAGCCAAAGGTTCACAACAAAACAATGAGAGATTATAAAACTACAGCCACCTGGTAGAGGTCGGCATATGTGATCTTCTGATACTTGGCTTTCACTTCCTCTGTTATCAAAAcagaacaacaaaaagaattaGGGGAAAATTCAACTGTTTGGCATCTACAATTAAATTTCTTGGGAGACCGAATGGTTTCCAATTTCAGTCATTTCAAAGAGTACA
Proteins encoded in this region:
- the LOC18769065 gene encoding L-ascorbate peroxidase 3, peroxisomal: MAEPVVDAQYLKEVEKARRDLRALISVRNCAPIMVRLAWHDAGTYNAETKTGGANGSIRNEHELNHGANSGLKIAVNFCEEVKAKYQKITYADLYQLAGVVAVEVTGGPTIEFVPGRKDSLESPEEGRLPDAKQGASHLKDIFYRMGLSDKDIVALSGAHTLGRAHPERSGFDGPWTNEPLKFDNSYFVELLKGESEGLLKLRTDKALLDDPEFRRYVELYAKDEDAFFKDYAVSHKKLSELGFAPSSSVKEAVKTSTLVAQSAVGVAVAAAVVILSYLYEVRKKV